The stretch of DNA AAAAAATCAGCTCTCACGGTGGATTATCACGGCGTGAAAACTGATTAGTGGTTTGGTTATAGATGGGCAGTCAGGGGATCGAACCCTGGACCCACGGATTAAGAGTCCGTTGCTCTGCCAGCTGAGCTAACTGCCCATAACTCAACAAAAAATATAATATCATGAAACGAAGCCCGTGACAACACTATTTTGCGTTTTTTTTCAAAAAAAGTGACTTTTTCTGTAAAAAGCTTGTTTCATGATGGTTTCAAAACGAGATTTAGTCGCCGTTAAAACGCGGTGTCATGCGGATTGGCAATCAAAGAAAGCCAAGGTTATTTGTGATATACTAAAAATAGTGCTGAAAAGATTTTTCAGCCGTCCAGACGCGGGTCAAGCTTCAGCGGACCCGTATTAATCGAAGTTTACTAAAATTGACTGCAACCTGTTTTCCCCTAAGGAGGAAGAAGCGTTATGAAAAAAATATTAGTTGTTGATGATGAGAAACCAATCTCAGATATTATGAAGTTTAATTTAACCAAGGAAGGTTACGAAGTCCACGTCGCCGCTGATGGTGAAGAGGCTTTGCAAAAAGTGGATGAAGTTCATCCAGACCTGATTCTCTTAGACTTAATGTTGCCGAAAATGGATGGGCTTGAAGTTGCCCGCCAAGTTCGAAAAAATTATGACATGCCAATTATTATGGTTACCGCCAAGGATTCTGAATTGGACAAAGTGCTTGGTTTGGAACTTGGTGCGGATGATTATGTCACTAAGCCATTTTCAAATCGTGAATTAGTGGCGCGGGTTAAAGCAAACTTACGCCGCCAAGGGACTCCAGCGGCACAACCTGCTGAAGAAGAAACCAATTCAGATATTGAAATTGGTGATTTGGTGATCCATCCAGATGCTTATATGGTCTCCAAACGGGGCGATAACATTGAATTGACCCACCGTGAATTTGAATTACTTCATTATCTTGCTCAGCATATTGGCCAAGTGATGACTCGTGAACATTTATTGCAAACGGTTTGGGGTTATGACTATTTTGGCGATGTGCGA from Lactiplantibacillus brownii encodes:
- the yycF gene encoding response regulator YycF, which produces MKKILVVDDEKPISDIMKFNLTKEGYEVHVAADGEEALQKVDEVHPDLILLDLMLPKMDGLEVARQVRKNYDMPIIMVTAKDSELDKVLGLELGADDYVTKPFSNRELVARVKANLRRQGTPAAQPAEEETNSDIEIGDLVIHPDAYMVSKRGDNIELTHREFELLHYLAQHIGQVMTREHLLQTVWGYDYFGDVRTVDVTVRRLREKVEDNPSHPKWLVTRRGVGYYLRNPENE